One Brassica napus cultivar Da-Ae chromosome C2, Da-Ae, whole genome shotgun sequence DNA window includes the following coding sequences:
- the LOC106412715 gene encoding uncharacterized protein LOC106412715, with the protein MSKIANLDFSALKSNGDNYVEWALDAKIMLRSKDLGDTITKDNNSSDKDKYRAIYMIRHHLQENLKTQYMTMENPYDLWIALQRRYDHQKTVLLPKAQYDWKHIRFLDYKSVDEYNSVLFRIVSLLRLCGEKVTEEEMLNKTLSTFPQTNMLLQQQYRERNFATYTELIECLLLAEANNELLLKNSEMRTPGTAPLPDISKLAIKPKKESNLVQHNDHPGPNRGRSQGRGRGSFKAHGRGRGRGTTPGFSRGRG; encoded by the coding sequence atGTCAAAGATTGCGAATCTTGATTTCAGTGCTTTGAAAAGCAATGGTGACAACTACGTGGAATGGGCGCTTGATGCAAAGATCATGCTGCGATCAAAAGATCTTGGTGACACAATCACCAAAGACAACAATTCCAGTGACAAAGACAAGTATAGAGCTATCTACATGATACGCCACCATCTCCAAGAGAACTTGAAAACTCAGTACATGACCATGGAAAATCCATATGACCTTTGGATCGCTTTACAGCGAAGATATgaccaccagaaaacggtgttgcttccaaaggctcaATATGATTGGAAACACATAAGGTTCTTGGACTACAAATCAGTAGACGAGTACAACTCAGTCCTGTTCAGAATTGTGTCCTTGTTAAGGTTATGTGGTGAAAAAGTAACCGAGGAAGAGATGCTTAATAAAACTCTCTCCACGTTTCCTCAAACCAACATGCTATTGCAACAGCAGTACAGAGAGAGGAATTTCGCCACATATACTGAGTTGATAGAATGTCTCTTGTTGGCTGAAGCTAACAACGAACTGTTATTgaaaaacagtgagatgagaacTCCTGGTACAGCTCCATTACCCGACATCTCTAAGCTGGCTATAAAGCCAAAGAAAGAAAGTAACCTTGTCCAACACAATGATCATCCCGGTCCAAACCGTGGAAGAAGTCAAGGACGAGGTCGTGGTTCTTTTAAAGCACACGGGCGAGGACGTGGTCGCGGTACCACACCCGGCTTTAGCCGTGGTCGTGGCTGA